In the Populus trichocarpa isolate Nisqually-1 chromosome 1, P.trichocarpa_v4.1, whole genome shotgun sequence genome, one interval contains:
- the LOC7470786 gene encoding uncharacterized protein LOC7470786: MENNYSFNSYPDSGDSSPRSREIDFDNPTPWEEQSQQSQNYKVKFMCSYGGKIHPRPHDNQLSYMGGETKILAVDRNLKFPVMISKLSALCGDTDVAFKYQLPGEDLDALISVTNDDDLEHMMHEYDRLYRASAKPARMRLFLFPVNPSHASFGSDGDKSDRERFVEALNSGPSQVVEATKTPANNVDFLFGLDKGASPPPPPVKVPDLPEIHVGSGHDDRFIGSDPSNLQAHLQRMQIREHEQSIGCNRKNIDENLVGGYAAAGGDYYMQKLPEKVSPANLPVTMPPQVTAPPGYWPEKQAAGGGFPAAVAVTTAPGQMEQPVYMISGPAQGTAYHAPQVMRQVTGQTGQAYYMQRMGAPGHGPDVYREQPVYNVVPQHHQPPPQMGPMGVMRPSGPGVAVTDGGYAQVAYDSAVGRQVYYTAAGGVVHQHQQHQQLQQQMPPQFQGIGGGEMRHVGGGGQLAPEVKVVTTKVTQASV, from the coding sequence atggAAAACAactattcttttaattcataCCCGGATTCAGGCGACTCGTCGCCCAGATCTCGTGAAATTGATTTTGACAACCCGACACCATGGGAAGAACAATCGCAACAATCTCAAAACTACAAAGTTAAGTTCATGTGTAGTTATGGGGGCAAGATCCACCCGCGTCCGCATGACAACCAGCTTTCTTACATGGGTGGAGAGACGAAAATCCTTGCGGTTGATCGAAACCTTAAATTCCCTGTCATGATAAGCAAACTCTCAGCTCTTTGTGGTGACACCGACGTGGCGTTCAAGTACCAGCTCCCAGGTGAAGATCTTGACGCTTTAATATCTGTCACTAATGATGATGATCTAGAACACATGATGCATGAGTATGATCGTCTTTATCGTGCCTCTGCTAAGCCTGCTCGCATGAGGTTGTTTCTTTTCCCGGTTAACCCGTCACATGCAAGTTTCGGGTCCGATGGTGACAAATCGGATCGGGAGCGCTTTGTTGAGGCTTTGAATTCGGGTCCGAGTCAGGTTGTGGAAGCAACCAAAACGCCAGCGAATAACGTTGATTTCTTATTTGGTTTAGATAAAGGAGCTTCACCACCGCCTCCGCCTGTTAAAGTGCCAGATTTGCCTGAAATCCATGTTGGGTCTGGCCATGATGACAGGTTTATTGGGTCGGATCCTTCGAATTTGCAGGCCCACTTGCAGAGAATGCAAATTAGAGAACATGAGCAATCAATTGGGTGTAATAGAAAAAACATCGATGAGAATTTGGTTGGTGGTTATGCTGCCGCTGGCGGTGATTATTACATGCAAAAATTGCCTGAAAAGGTGTCTCCGGCGAATCTACCCGTGACAATGCCACCCCAGGTGACTGCTCCACCAGGTTATTGGCCGGAGAAACAGGCTGCTGGAGGTGGGTTTCCGGCAGCCGTGGCGGTGACCACTGCCCCGGGTCAAATGGAGCAACCCGTTTATATGATATCGGGTCCAGCTCAAGGAACTGCTTATCACGCACCTCAAGTAATGCGACAGGTTACCGGACAAACGGGTCAAGCATATTACATGCAGAGAATGGGTGCTCCAGGGCATGGTCCTGATGTTTACAGGGAGCAGCCGGTATATAATGTGGTCCCACAACACCATCAGCCCCCACCACAGATGGGTCCCATGGGAGTTATGAGGCCCAGTGGGCCTGGGGTAGCAGTGACTGATGGCGGATATGCACAGGTAGCGTATGATAGTGCGGTTGGTAGACAGGTTTACTATACTGCGGCAGGTGGTGTAGTGCACCAGCATCAGCAGCATCAGCAGCTGCAGCAGCAGATGCCACCACAGTTTCAAGGTATTGGTGGTGGTGAGATGAGACACGTCGGCGGTGGTGGGCAATTGGCTCCTGAAGTCAAGGTTGTTACAACAAAG
- the LOC7478689 gene encoding fatty acid amide hydrolase isoform X1 gives MGKKRVMVPAEDVDLSAVKYQHEAIQAPHLTGLKFKLFVKLLETPLVGPLIISHLKKENKIVELLQKTVIPEAPMYKPEYPPQEPEPGVVVVDEDGKPEDRVELAMNCLPPYNSASCWNEDLASPFRYWKIRDYAHAYRSQFVTPSMVAEKIISVIEEFNKKDPPMPLLISFDAEEVRKQAAASTKRFEEGSPISILDGIFISIKDDIDLYPHPSKGGTTWMHEVRPVEEDAVSVSRLRCCGVIFVGKANMHEFGMGTTGNNPNYGTTRNPHALDRYTGGSSSGPAAIVASGLCSAALGTDGGGSIRIPSSLCGVVGLKTTYGRTNIRGSLCDHGTVAIIGPIASSVEDVMLVYAAILGSNPADRISLNPSPPCLPNLSSCDGADALGSLRLGKYTAWFNDVQSTDVSDTCEDMLNLLSKTHGCEMVEIVIPEMQEMRTAHLLSIGSEFMQSLIPDIEDGKGVRLNYDSRTSVALFRSFSASDYIAAQCLRRRLMYHHMEIFKKVDVIVTPTTGMTAPKIPSGALSYGETNLQVTGYLMRFVVAANLLGFPAISIPVGYDKQGLPIGLQLIGRPWGEATLLRLASAVEELYAKPKKRPASFYDVLKTK, from the exons ATGGGAAAGAAACGTGTAATGGTGCCGGCTGAGGACGTCGACTTGTCCGCTGTCAAGTACCAGCATGAAGCAATCCAAg cTCCGCATTTGACTGGATTGAAATTTAAGCTGTTTGTAAAGTTACTTGAGACTCCGCTTGTTGGTCCTTTGATTATATCACATTTGAAGAAGGAGAACAAGATAGTTGAG TTGCTGCAAAAAACTGTGATACCGGAAGCGCCTATGTATAAACCTGAATATCCTCCACAag AACCAGAACCTGGCGTTGTCGTTGTGGATGAAGATGGAAAACCAGAAGACCGGGTAGAGTTAGCTATGAACTGCCTTCCTCCTTATAATTCTGCCAGCTGCTGGAATGAGGACTTGGCTTCACCGTTTAGGTATTGGAAGATACGCGATTATGCACATGCTTATCGGTCCCAGTTTGTTACTCCATCTATG GTTGCTGAGAAGATCATCTCAGTTATAGAAGAATTCAACAAAAAGGATCCCCCAATGCCATTATTGATTTCTTTTGATGCTGAAGAAGTCAGGAAACAAGCTGCAGCTTCTACAAAGAGATTTGAGGAAG GAAGTCCAATATCCATCCTGGATGGCATTTTCATATCAATCAAGGATGATATAGATTTGTATCCACATCCATCCAAGG GTGGGACAACATGGATGCATGAGGTCCGCCCTGTGGAAGAGGACGCGGTTAGTGTTTCTAGACTGCGTTGCTGTGGCGTGATATTTGTAGGAAAGGCAAATATGCATGAGTTTGGCATGGGTACTACTGGGAACAATCCAAATTATGG AACAACGAGAAACCCTCATGCATTGGATAGGTACACAGGCGGATCTTCCTCAGGCCCGGCAGCAATTGTAGCCTCTGGTCTATGCTCTGCTGCCTTGGGAACTGATGGTGGAG GTTCAATCCGCATTCCCTCTTCTCTCTGTGGTGTAGTGGGTTTGAAAACAACATATGGTCGGACAAACATCAGAGG TTCCTTGTGTGATCATGGGACCGTGGCAATTATCGGACCAATTGCATCTTCTGTGGAGGATGTCATGCTTGT GTATGCAGCAATTTTGGGCTCCAATCCTGCAGATAGGATCAGTTTGAATCCG TCACCCCCTTGTTTGCCAAATTTGTCATCATGTGACGGTGCAGATGCTTTAGGATCATTGCGACTGGGAAAATATACTGCG TGGTTTAATGATGTACAGTCAACTGATGTCTCTGATACGTGTGAGGATATGCTTAACCTTTTATCCAAAACACATGGGTGTGAA ATGGTAGAGATTGTCATACCTGAGATGCAAGAGATGCGCACTGCTCATCTTCTTTCAATTGGATCTGAGTTTATGCAGTCACTGATTCCTGATATTGAGGATGG GAAAGGTGTGAGGTTGAACTACGATTCCCGTACTAGTGTTGCACTTTTTCGATCATTCAGTGCATCAGACTACATTGCTGCCCAGTGTCTTAG GCGAAGACTAATGTACCATCATATGGAGATTTTCAAAAAGGTTGATGTCATAGTGACACCAACAACTGG CATGACAGCACCCAAAATACCTTCTGGTGCTCTTAGCTATGGAGAGACAAATTTGCAGGTTACAG GTTACCTTATGcgctttgttgttgctgcaaatCTTCTTGGTTTCCCTGCCATTTCTATACCT GTTGGTTATGATAAACAAGGGCTTCCGATTGGGTTGCAGCTAATTGGCAGGCCATGGGGTGAAGCAACACTGTTGCGTTTAGCTTCTGCAGTAGAG GAACTATATGCTAAACCTAAGAAGCGGCCCGCAtcattttatgatgttttgaagACGAAATAA
- the LOC7478689 gene encoding fatty acid amide hydrolase isoform X2: protein MGKKRVMVPAEDVDLSAVKYQHEAIQAPHLTGLKFKLFVKLLETPLVGPLIISHLKKENKIVELLQKTVIPEAPMYKPEYPPQEPEPGVVVVDEDGKPEDRVELAMNCLPPYNSASCWNEDLASPFRYWKIRDYAHAYRSQFVTPSMVAEKIISVIEEFNKKDPPMPLLISFDAEEVRKQAAASTKRFEEGSPISILDGIFISIKDDIDLYPHPSKGGTTWMHEVRPVEEDAVSVSRLRCCGVIFVGKANMHEFGMGTTGNNPNYGTTRNPHALDRYTGGSSSGPAAIVASGLCSAALGTDGGGSIRIPSSLCGVVGLKTTYGRTNIRGYAAILGSNPADRISLNPSPPCLPNLSSCDGADALGSLRLGKYTAWFNDVQSTDVSDTCEDMLNLLSKTHGCEMVEIVIPEMQEMRTAHLLSIGSEFMQSLIPDIEDGKGVRLNYDSRTSVALFRSFSASDYIAAQCLRRRLMYHHMEIFKKVDVIVTPTTGMTAPKIPSGALSYGETNLQVTGYLMRFVVAANLLGFPAISIPVGYDKQGLPIGLQLIGRPWGEATLLRLASAVEELYAKPKKRPASFYDVLKTK, encoded by the exons ATGGGAAAGAAACGTGTAATGGTGCCGGCTGAGGACGTCGACTTGTCCGCTGTCAAGTACCAGCATGAAGCAATCCAAg cTCCGCATTTGACTGGATTGAAATTTAAGCTGTTTGTAAAGTTACTTGAGACTCCGCTTGTTGGTCCTTTGATTATATCACATTTGAAGAAGGAGAACAAGATAGTTGAG TTGCTGCAAAAAACTGTGATACCGGAAGCGCCTATGTATAAACCTGAATATCCTCCACAag AACCAGAACCTGGCGTTGTCGTTGTGGATGAAGATGGAAAACCAGAAGACCGGGTAGAGTTAGCTATGAACTGCCTTCCTCCTTATAATTCTGCCAGCTGCTGGAATGAGGACTTGGCTTCACCGTTTAGGTATTGGAAGATACGCGATTATGCACATGCTTATCGGTCCCAGTTTGTTACTCCATCTATG GTTGCTGAGAAGATCATCTCAGTTATAGAAGAATTCAACAAAAAGGATCCCCCAATGCCATTATTGATTTCTTTTGATGCTGAAGAAGTCAGGAAACAAGCTGCAGCTTCTACAAAGAGATTTGAGGAAG GAAGTCCAATATCCATCCTGGATGGCATTTTCATATCAATCAAGGATGATATAGATTTGTATCCACATCCATCCAAGG GTGGGACAACATGGATGCATGAGGTCCGCCCTGTGGAAGAGGACGCGGTTAGTGTTTCTAGACTGCGTTGCTGTGGCGTGATATTTGTAGGAAAGGCAAATATGCATGAGTTTGGCATGGGTACTACTGGGAACAATCCAAATTATGG AACAACGAGAAACCCTCATGCATTGGATAGGTACACAGGCGGATCTTCCTCAGGCCCGGCAGCAATTGTAGCCTCTGGTCTATGCTCTGCTGCCTTGGGAACTGATGGTGGAG GTTCAATCCGCATTCCCTCTTCTCTCTGTGGTGTAGTGGGTTTGAAAACAACATATGGTCGGACAAACATCAGAGG GTATGCAGCAATTTTGGGCTCCAATCCTGCAGATAGGATCAGTTTGAATCCG TCACCCCCTTGTTTGCCAAATTTGTCATCATGTGACGGTGCAGATGCTTTAGGATCATTGCGACTGGGAAAATATACTGCG TGGTTTAATGATGTACAGTCAACTGATGTCTCTGATACGTGTGAGGATATGCTTAACCTTTTATCCAAAACACATGGGTGTGAA ATGGTAGAGATTGTCATACCTGAGATGCAAGAGATGCGCACTGCTCATCTTCTTTCAATTGGATCTGAGTTTATGCAGTCACTGATTCCTGATATTGAGGATGG GAAAGGTGTGAGGTTGAACTACGATTCCCGTACTAGTGTTGCACTTTTTCGATCATTCAGTGCATCAGACTACATTGCTGCCCAGTGTCTTAG GCGAAGACTAATGTACCATCATATGGAGATTTTCAAAAAGGTTGATGTCATAGTGACACCAACAACTGG CATGACAGCACCCAAAATACCTTCTGGTGCTCTTAGCTATGGAGAGACAAATTTGCAGGTTACAG GTTACCTTATGcgctttgttgttgctgcaaatCTTCTTGGTTTCCCTGCCATTTCTATACCT GTTGGTTATGATAAACAAGGGCTTCCGATTGGGTTGCAGCTAATTGGCAGGCCATGGGGTGAAGCAACACTGTTGCGTTTAGCTTCTGCAGTAGAG GAACTATATGCTAAACCTAAGAAGCGGCCCGCAtcattttatgatgttttgaagACGAAATAA
- the LOC7470785 gene encoding phosphoglycerate mutase-like protein 1 isoform X3 — protein MDSGPDPSLYPLHRCKTIHVVRHAQGLHNVEGEKNYKAYLNPEYLDAPLTQLGWQQVNYLRKHVHASGLSKRVELVVTSPLLRTLQTAVGVFGGEGYTDGMNALPLMVANVGNSGREAISSRNSPPFIAVEDCREHFGVHPCDKRHNVSEYQFLFPAVDFSLIETDEDVLWKADVRETTEELAARGLKFLNWLWTRKEKEIAIVTHSGFLVHTLRAFGTDCHPLVKKEMDTRFANCELRSMVIVDRSMIGSDVSTTNYPGKIPSGLDFPSDVGEEEAPNSI, from the exons ATGGATAGTGGTCCAGATCCAAGTTTGTATCCATTGCACCGCTGCAAAACAATTCATGTG GTGAGGCATGCACAAGGATTGCATAATGTCGAGGGAGAAAAGAACTACAAAGCATACTTGAATCCTGAATATTTAGATGCTCCCCTCACTCAACTAGGCTGGCAGCAG GTTAATTATTTGCGGAAGCATGTCCATGCATCTGGGCTCTCCAAGAGGGTTGAATTAGTTGTTACATCCCCATTGCTCAG GACATTGCAAACAGCTGTTGGAGTTTTTGGTGGGGAGGGCTACACGGATGGGATGAATGCACTTCCACTAATGGTGGCAAATGTTGGAAACAGTGGTCGAGAAGCAATTTCAAGTCGTAATTCGCCACCATTCATTGCCGTAGAAGATTGTCGAGAACATTTT GGTGTACATCCTTGTGACAAGAGACACAATGTCAGCGagtatcaatttctttttcctgcAGTTGACTTTTCACTG ATAGAAACTGATGAGGATGTACTGTGGAAGGCCGATGTGAGAGAGACAACTGAAGAACTGGCTGCAAGGGGACTGAAGTTTTTAAACTG GCTGTGGAcaaggaaagagaaggagatagCCATTGTTACCCATAGCGGGTTTTTGGTTCATACATTGCGTGCATTTGGAACTGACTGTCATCCATTGGTGAAGAAAGAAATGGACACACG CTTTGCTAATTGTGAGCTTCGATCTATGGTCATTGTTGACAGAAG TATGATTGGATCAGATGTTTCAACGACTAACTATCCTGGAAAGATTCCTTCCGGGCTGGATTTCCCTAGTGATGTTGGGGAGGAGGAAGCACCCAATTCAATTTAG
- the LOC7470785 gene encoding phosphoglycerate mutase-like protein 1 isoform X2: MYDLPVSVCFFPFSVIKSPSPPLLFYLFVALIMDSGPDPSLYPLHRCKTIHVVRHAQGLHNVEGEKNYKAYLNPEYLDAPLTQLGWQQVNYLRKHVHASGLSKRVELVVTSPLLRTLQTAVGVFGGEGYTDGMNALPLMVANVGNSGREAISSRNSPPFIAVEDCREHFGVHPCDKRHNVSEYQFLFPAVDFSLIETDEDVLWKADVRETTEELAARGLKFLNWLWTRKEKEIAIVTHSGFLVHTLRAFGTDCHPLVKKEMDTRFANCELRSMVIVDRSMIGSDVSTTNYPGKIPSGLDFPSDVGEEEAPNSI; encoded by the exons atgtatgACTTGCCTGTCTCTGtctgtttctttcctttttcagtCATTAAATCCCCATCTCCTccacttctattttatttattcgtCGCTTTG ATTATGGATAGTGGTCCAGATCCAAGTTTGTATCCATTGCACCGCTGCAAAACAATTCATGTG GTGAGGCATGCACAAGGATTGCATAATGTCGAGGGAGAAAAGAACTACAAAGCATACTTGAATCCTGAATATTTAGATGCTCCCCTCACTCAACTAGGCTGGCAGCAG GTTAATTATTTGCGGAAGCATGTCCATGCATCTGGGCTCTCCAAGAGGGTTGAATTAGTTGTTACATCCCCATTGCTCAG GACATTGCAAACAGCTGTTGGAGTTTTTGGTGGGGAGGGCTACACGGATGGGATGAATGCACTTCCACTAATGGTGGCAAATGTTGGAAACAGTGGTCGAGAAGCAATTTCAAGTCGTAATTCGCCACCATTCATTGCCGTAGAAGATTGTCGAGAACATTTT GGTGTACATCCTTGTGACAAGAGACACAATGTCAGCGagtatcaatttctttttcctgcAGTTGACTTTTCACTG ATAGAAACTGATGAGGATGTACTGTGGAAGGCCGATGTGAGAGAGACAACTGAAGAACTGGCTGCAAGGGGACTGAAGTTTTTAAACTG GCTGTGGAcaaggaaagagaaggagatagCCATTGTTACCCATAGCGGGTTTTTGGTTCATACATTGCGTGCATTTGGAACTGACTGTCATCCATTGGTGAAGAAAGAAATGGACACACG CTTTGCTAATTGTGAGCTTCGATCTATGGTCATTGTTGACAGAAG TATGATTGGATCAGATGTTTCAACGACTAACTATCCTGGAAAGATTCCTTCCGGGCTGGATTTCCCTAGTGATGTTGGGGAGGAGGAAGCACCCAATTCAATTTAG
- the LOC7470785 gene encoding phosphoglycerate mutase-like protein 1 isoform X1 encodes MYDLPVSVCFFPFSVIKSPSPPLLFYLFVALLQIMDSGPDPSLYPLHRCKTIHVVRHAQGLHNVEGEKNYKAYLNPEYLDAPLTQLGWQQVNYLRKHVHASGLSKRVELVVTSPLLRTLQTAVGVFGGEGYTDGMNALPLMVANVGNSGREAISSRNSPPFIAVEDCREHFGVHPCDKRHNVSEYQFLFPAVDFSLIETDEDVLWKADVRETTEELAARGLKFLNWLWTRKEKEIAIVTHSGFLVHTLRAFGTDCHPLVKKEMDTRFANCELRSMVIVDRSMIGSDVSTTNYPGKIPSGLDFPSDVGEEEAPNSI; translated from the exons atgtatgACTTGCCTGTCTCTGtctgtttctttcctttttcagtCATTAAATCCCCATCTCCTccacttctattttatttattcgtCGCTTTG TTGCAGATTATGGATAGTGGTCCAGATCCAAGTTTGTATCCATTGCACCGCTGCAAAACAATTCATGTG GTGAGGCATGCACAAGGATTGCATAATGTCGAGGGAGAAAAGAACTACAAAGCATACTTGAATCCTGAATATTTAGATGCTCCCCTCACTCAACTAGGCTGGCAGCAG GTTAATTATTTGCGGAAGCATGTCCATGCATCTGGGCTCTCCAAGAGGGTTGAATTAGTTGTTACATCCCCATTGCTCAG GACATTGCAAACAGCTGTTGGAGTTTTTGGTGGGGAGGGCTACACGGATGGGATGAATGCACTTCCACTAATGGTGGCAAATGTTGGAAACAGTGGTCGAGAAGCAATTTCAAGTCGTAATTCGCCACCATTCATTGCCGTAGAAGATTGTCGAGAACATTTT GGTGTACATCCTTGTGACAAGAGACACAATGTCAGCGagtatcaatttctttttcctgcAGTTGACTTTTCACTG ATAGAAACTGATGAGGATGTACTGTGGAAGGCCGATGTGAGAGAGACAACTGAAGAACTGGCTGCAAGGGGACTGAAGTTTTTAAACTG GCTGTGGAcaaggaaagagaaggagatagCCATTGTTACCCATAGCGGGTTTTTGGTTCATACATTGCGTGCATTTGGAACTGACTGTCATCCATTGGTGAAGAAAGAAATGGACACACG CTTTGCTAATTGTGAGCTTCGATCTATGGTCATTGTTGACAGAAG TATGATTGGATCAGATGTTTCAACGACTAACTATCCTGGAAAGATTCCTTCCGGGCTGGATTTCCCTAGTGATGTTGGGGAGGAGGAAGCACCCAATTCAATTTAG
- the LOC7470785 gene encoding phosphoglycerate mutase-like protein 1 isoform X4 produces the protein MYDLPVSVCFFPFSVIKSPSPPLLFYLFVALLQIMDSGPDPSLYPLHRCKTIHVVRHAQGLHNVEGEKNYKAYLNPEYLDAPLTQLGWQQVNYLRKHVHASGLSKRVELVVTSPLLRTLQTAVGVFGGEGYTDGMNALPLMVANVGNSGREAISSRNSPPFIAVEDCREHFGVHPCDKRHNVSEYQFLFPAVDFSLIETDEDVLWKADVRETTEELAARGLKFLNWLWTRKEKEIAIVTHSGFLVHTLRAFGTDCHPLVKKEMDTRLLGAQAIGEVGVNF, from the exons atgtatgACTTGCCTGTCTCTGtctgtttctttcctttttcagtCATTAAATCCCCATCTCCTccacttctattttatttattcgtCGCTTTG TTGCAGATTATGGATAGTGGTCCAGATCCAAGTTTGTATCCATTGCACCGCTGCAAAACAATTCATGTG GTGAGGCATGCACAAGGATTGCATAATGTCGAGGGAGAAAAGAACTACAAAGCATACTTGAATCCTGAATATTTAGATGCTCCCCTCACTCAACTAGGCTGGCAGCAG GTTAATTATTTGCGGAAGCATGTCCATGCATCTGGGCTCTCCAAGAGGGTTGAATTAGTTGTTACATCCCCATTGCTCAG GACATTGCAAACAGCTGTTGGAGTTTTTGGTGGGGAGGGCTACACGGATGGGATGAATGCACTTCCACTAATGGTGGCAAATGTTGGAAACAGTGGTCGAGAAGCAATTTCAAGTCGTAATTCGCCACCATTCATTGCCGTAGAAGATTGTCGAGAACATTTT GGTGTACATCCTTGTGACAAGAGACACAATGTCAGCGagtatcaatttctttttcctgcAGTTGACTTTTCACTG ATAGAAACTGATGAGGATGTACTGTGGAAGGCCGATGTGAGAGAGACAACTGAAGAACTGGCTGCAAGGGGACTGAAGTTTTTAAACTG GCTGTGGAcaaggaaagagaaggagatagCCATTGTTACCCATAGCGGGTTTTTGGTTCATACATTGCGTGCATTTGGAACTGACTGTCATCCATTGGTGAAGAAAGAAATGGACACACG CCTGCTAGGTGCACAAGCCATTGGAGAAGTTGGAGTTAACTTTTAG
- the LOC7470784 gene encoding protein trichome birefringence-like 12 produces the protein MPPKLPPALPYLILLSFLFFYIYSTSLLPHSTTTTTTTTTKTKTTSCNLFKGNWVLDRTKSTKPLYDESCPFHRNAWNCLRNQRENMGLINSWRWVPKDCELPKIDPERFLELMRNRNIGLVGDSLNENFLVSFLCILRVADGSAKKWKRKGAWRGAYFPKFNVTVAYHRAVLLSKYEWQPKQPTVNDGPKGIYRVDVDIPAEDWATITDYYDVLIFNTGHWWGYDKFPKETPLVFYRAGQPILPPLGLFEGLKVVLESMVSYIEREVPRKTLKFWRLQSPRHFYGGEWNQNGSCLLNEPLKEHELDLWFDPSNNGVNKEARKINHVIEETLQGTDIRLLDLTHLSEFRADAHPAIWLGKKDAVAIWGQDCMHWCLPGVPDTWVDIVSGLIHNSL, from the exons ATGCCACCAAAACTCCCACCAGCACTCCCATACTTGATCCTCCtctccttcctcttcttctaCATCTACTCCACTTCTCTCCTCCCTcactccaccaccaccaccaccaccacaacaacaaaaacaaaaacaacttccTGTAATCTCTTCAAAGGCAACTGGGTCCTAGACCGCACCAAATCCACAAAACCTCTTTACGATGAGTCCTGCCCATTTCACAGAAATGCATGGAATTGCCTTAGAAACCAGAGAGAAAACATGGGTTTGATTAATTCTTGGAGATGGGTACCTAAAGATTGTGAGTTGCCAAAGATTGATCCTGAGAGGTTTCTTGAGTTGATGAGGAATAGGAATATCGGATTGGTTGGAGATTCTTTGAATGAgaattttttggtttctttcttgTGTATTCTTAGAGTTGCTGATGGCAGTGCTAAGaagtggaaaaggaaaggagCTTGGAGAGGTGCTTATTTCCCTAAGTTCAATGTCACCGTTGCTTATCACCGGGCTGTTTTGCTTTCCAAATACGA GTGGCAGCCAAAACAGCCTACTGTGAATGATGGACCGAAGGGAATATATCGTGTAGATGTTGATATACCTGCAGAAGATTGGGCCACCATCACCGACTACTATGATGTTCTCATCTTTAATACTGGTCATTG GTGGGGTTATGACAAATTCCCAAAAGAGACGCCTCTTGTTTTCTATCGTGCTGGGCAACCAATACTTCCTCCCCTTGGATTGTTTGAAGGACTTAAAGTTGTTCTTGAGAGTATGGTCTCGTACATTGAAAGAGAAGTTCCTCGCAAGACACTCAAGTTTTGGCGGTTGCAATCGCCACGCCATTTTTATGGTGGTGAGTGGAATCAAAATGGCAGTTGCTTGCTTAATGAGCCCCTTAAGGAACATGAG CTGGACTTGTGGTTTGATCCCAGCAACAATGGAGTGAATAAAGAGGCAAGAAAGATAAATCACGTGATTGAAGAGACGCTGCAAGGTACAGATATCCGATTGCTGGATCTTACTCATTTGAGTGAGTTTAGGGCAGATGCCCACCCAGCGATTTGGTTAGGAAAGAAGGATGCTGTGGCAATATGGGGTCAGGACTGCATGCATTGGTGCCTCCCTGGTGTCCCGGACACATGGGTTGATATCGTCTCAGGGCTGATTCACAATAGCTTGTAG